The segment tttgcaCTTGGATCCATCGCCAATGTGTCGAACGTCGAAGGATGCTCTAGACTTATACATCCCCAGCTCCCGCAAGAAGAACCATCGTCGTCCCTGCTCCCAGGCACATCTCGGCTATAGAGATTCACCACTCTCAGGTCCCTCTTGATCTTTTCCGACTCCGCGATAACGTGGTTCAAGTAAGAGTCCAAGACTCTCTCTCTCAGCTTCTTCTCGAATGTGAGCTCGTAGTACCGTTTTACTTTCTCACTGTTCTCCTTCTCCGTCTGAACATATAACCACCTCACCTGGAAGTCCTCGAACGTATCGCGGATCGCTTCTCCTTTGGCTATCGTGACATTCAAGTGCTTCTGCTTCGGAGTTTTTGCAACGCGTAAACGCTCAGTCTCGGGGCCGATCTTGGTGCGGAGGTACATCTCCGCCGCTTCGTAGACTAGGTTTCTCTTATACTTGGAGTTCTCGTCGATAATCAACGTGAGATTCTTCGAACTCGGAGTGAATAGTCTGCCCAGTACGTTCTCGTAGATGTAGGAACGGAGCTGGTCCGGTACGAAATCGTTGAGCATCGATCTAAAGAGCATCGAGAAGCCACTTAGAGATGCACACACTGAGAACATAGACGACGGTGAGAAAGAATTGGATGAAGGAAACATCTCAAGCGATGGAGGGTTAGGATGGCTACCAACGACGTTGATGATGAGCTTAAGCTGGTTGAGACATTCCGTCCCCGGGAATATCGGTTTTCGACCAAGAATCTCCGCGAATATGCACCCAACCGACCAGACATCAATGGAGGTTCCGTAGTTGTCACAGCAGAGAAGAAGCTCAGGTGCTCTGTACCAACGCGTGACCACATACTCGGTCATGAACTGTTCATTTCCCTGGCTCGTTCTAGCTAACCCGAAGTCGCATATCTTTAGATCGCAGTTAGCGTTGACTAAGAGGTTCCCTGGCTTCAAATCTCGGTGAAGGATGTTTGCAGAGTGAAGATACTTCAGTCCTCTTAGCAACtaaacaaacaacaaaacaaaaaccaatATCACTAACTAACTAATAATACATCAGACCCTGGCCATTGTGTCAGAGGTCACTAGTTCGAGTGACGGCTGGGACGAAATTAATATAACATGCTGTGATTACAGGCTTGAACCCCGAACCTCCTggtattataaaaaataagaagataATACATGAGAAATGTAGAGTTACATTACCTGGAACAAGAAGTATTTGCAGTGATCATCAGAAAGAGACTGAGAGGATTTAATGATCTGATGAAGATCAGTATCCATCAGCTCATAAACCAAGTAAACATCTTTGAAACTCGATTTATTCGTAGGGAGCATAACGTCTTTAAGCGCGATCACGTTATCATGCCTCACGTGCCTAAGAAGCTTGAGCTCTCTCAGCGTCCTCAAGGCGTCAACGCGATTCTCGAACACATTGTGAATCTTTTTGATGGCGACCTTCTCGTTGGTCTCGCGGTTGATGGAAGAACAAACCACACCGTAAGCTCCTCTTCCGATGGGTTTGATGGGAACATACTTAGTGTCGATTTCGAACAGTGTTTGCCACATGGAGTAGTAATGTTTCCCTTGCTGTTTGATCCCATTTGGTGGCTCAACTAACATCGCCATGCTTTCTTGTCCCTAAACTCAACCAAAAACCCAAATTCtcattttcttttccttaaatTGAGTAAATCTTCAAAAAAGGGTTTAAAGAgattcttgattttcttgaaaagtttcaaattttttCCTTTACTTAGCTATCAATCAAACTTTCAAAGTAATTATGACTAAACTCTTTAtctaatttaagaaaaacaaaatttaagttaaaacaagcaaagaaaagaAGATTTCGACATACCCAGATTGTAATTACAGAAGCTGaattgttgttgttggttgtgtgttttgtttgattggtgattagagaaagaagagaagggTATGATTGGATCTGAATTGAGATGGGTTCTTCATACTTATCAAGAAGatataaaagagagagagaagttaaGAAGTGGTGAGACCCGAATCAAATGCTGAGATCGACCAAATGGGCACACAAAAATCTGGAAAAGGACacttctgtttttatttttttaatgaattaataataaatcgaaATTAAGCTGAAAATACTATAAAACCTAAAACTTTAACTTATTTACATATCCAACCAACCTACCCCACCCACTAACCCGACCCGCGTGCCCTTCCCGGATCCTTCCCCCTAAATCAAACTAAATCCCTAATTCCTCTTCCCCGA is part of the Brassica rapa cultivar Chiifu-401-42 chromosome A09, CAAS_Brap_v3.01, whole genome shotgun sequence genome and harbors:
- the LOC103837845 gene encoding AAA-ATPase At2g18193 isoform X2, whose product is MAMLVEPPNGIKQQGKHYYSMWQTLFEIDTKYVPIKPIGRGAYGVVCSSINRETNEKVAIKKIHNVFENRVDALRTLRELKLLRHVRHDNVIALKDVMLPTNKSSFKDVYLVYELMDTDLHQIIKSSQSLSDDHCKYFLFQLLRGLKYLHSANILHRDLKPGNLLVNANCDLKICDFGLARTSQGNEQFMTEYVVTRWYRAPELLLCCDNYGTSIDVWSVGCIFAEILGRKPIFPGTECLNQLKLIINVVVCASLSGFSMLFRSMLNDFVPDQLRSYIYENVLGRLFTPSSKNLTLIIDENSKYKRNLVYEAAEMYLRTKIGPETERLRVAKTPKQKHLNVTIAKGEAIRDTFEDFQVRWLYVQTEKENSEKVKRYYELTFEKKLRERVLDSYLNHVIAESEKIKRDLRVVNLYSRDVPGSRDDDGSSCGSWGCISLEHPSTFDTLAMDPSAKKKIIDDLERFLKRKEFYKRVGKAWKRGYLLYGPPGTGKSSLIAAMANYLKFDVFDLDLSNIYDNGELKRILLSTTNRSILVIEDIDCNAEVRDREDENQEIGKARGKRKRRDDEYDDSEDQDTQLTLSGILNFIDGLWSSFGDERIIVFTTNHKDRLDPALLRPGRMDMHINMSYCTGLAFRTLVSNYLGLDGLNHPLCEKIEKLIDSTEVTPAELAEELMQDDDTDVVLRGVISFVEKRKDEKSKVKAQEDVSACNEVVTKIDDSDGKQNSTKNQKQAGKRGRKRQKLM
- the LOC103837845 gene encoding AAA-ATPase At2g18193 isoform X1, producing the protein MAMLVEPPNGIKQQGKHYYSMWQTLFEIDTKYVPIKPIGRGAYGVVCSSINRETNEKVAIKKIHNVFENRVDALRTLRELKLLRHVRHDNVIALKDVMLPTNKSSFKDVYLVYELMDTDLHQIIKSSQSLSDDHCKYFLFQLLRGLKYLHSANILHRDLKPGNLLVNANCDLKICDFGLARTSQGNEQFMTEYVVTRWYRAPELLLCCDNYGTSIDVWSVGCIFAEILGRKPIFPGTECLNQLKLIINVVGSHPNPPSLEMFPSSNSFSPSSMFSVCASLSGFSMLFRSMLNDFVPDQLRSYIYENVLGRLFTPSSKNLTLIIDENSKYKRNLVYEAAEMYLRTKIGPETERLRVAKTPKQKHLNVTIAKGEAIRDTFEDFQVRWLYVQTEKENSEKVKRYYELTFEKKLRERVLDSYLNHVIAESEKIKRDLRVVNLYSRDVPGSRDDDGSSCGSWGCISLEHPSTFDTLAMDPSAKKKIIDDLERFLKRKEFYKRVGKAWKRGYLLYGPPGTGKSSLIAAMANYLKFDVFDLDLSNIYDNGELKRILLSTTNRSILVIEDIDCNAEVRDREDENQEIGKARGKRKRRDDEYDDSEDQDTQLTLSGILNFIDGLWSSFGDERIIVFTTNHKDRLDPALLRPGRMDMHINMSYCTGLAFRTLVSNYLGLDGLNHPLCEKIEKLIDSTEVTPAELAEELMQDDDTDVVLRGVISFVEKRKDEKSKVKAQEDVSACNEVVTKIDDSDGKQNSTKNQKQAGKRGRKRQKLM
- the LOC103837845 gene encoding AAA-ATPase At2g18193 isoform X3, which encodes MAMLVEPPNGIKQQGKHYYSMWQTLFEIDTKYVPIKPIGRGAYGVVCSSINRETNEKVAIKKIHNVFENRVDALRTLRELKLLRHVRHDNVIALKDVMLPTNKSSFKDVYLVYELMDTDLHQIIKSSQSLSDDHCKYFLFQLLRGLKYLHSANILHRDLKPGNLLVNANCDLKICDFGLARTSQGNEQFMTEYVVTRWYRAPELLLCCDNYGTSIDVWSVGCIFAEILGRKPIFPGTECLNQLKLIINVVGSHPNPPSLEMFPSSNSFSPSSMFSVCASLSGFSMLFRSMLNDFVPDQLRSYIYENVLGRLFTPSSKNLTLIIDENSKYKRNLVYEAAEMYLRTKIGPETERLRVAKTPKQKHLNVTIAKGEAIRDTFEDFQVRWLYVQTEKENSEKVKRYYELTFEKKLRERVLDSYLNHVIAESEKIKRDLRVVNLYSRDVPGSRDDDGSSCGSWGCISLEHPSTFDTLAMDPSAKKKIIDDLERFLKRKEFYKRVGKAWKRGYLLYGPPGTGKSSLIAAMANYLKFDVFDLDLSNIYDNGELKRILLSTTNRSILVIEDIDCNAEVRDREDENQEIGKARGKRKRRDDEYDDSEDQDTQGF